From Leptospira stimsonii, a single genomic window includes:
- a CDS encoding LIC10906 family membrane protein, with the protein MISTGIGIFAFSLGLYVRIFAPKEPVRNYFFYLTISLSLWMLFLGQRGSFGLEHRNLLINWTLLPIIFAPYLLHEVVSSLLTVKRSNIFRKFEYTTNFILLVYFSIVILTCNVVKIREPENFSYSPTWNYHLIIGYCCFYILISCFEAFFSIFKSRGDERVKAFLLFSGIIISLSISLIFVYILPLLGYFLASKSAFGIIVSSAFWTIAILHYDAFSIRENILEGNPIPILTRLSSSFFLVLFRILDPSEYYMRLLVSKANIVLSVTSKNHELAMSTDLERFERAEMVAGIYQNRIK; encoded by the coding sequence TTGATTAGCACTGGTATCGGAATATTCGCTTTCTCTTTAGGATTGTATGTTCGAATCTTTGCTCCGAAAGAGCCAGTTCGAAATTATTTTTTCTATCTGACAATTTCTCTTTCTTTATGGATGCTTTTTCTTGGACAGAGAGGCTCGTTCGGGCTTGAACATCGAAATCTTCTCATCAATTGGACTTTGTTACCGATTATTTTTGCCCCTTACTTGTTGCATGAGGTCGTTTCTTCTTTGTTAACGGTTAAACGTAGTAATATATTTAGGAAATTTGAATATACTACTAATTTCATACTTTTAGTATATTTCTCAATTGTAATTTTGACTTGTAATGTAGTCAAGATTCGGGAACCAGAAAATTTTTCTTATTCTCCTACCTGGAATTACCATTTAATCATCGGCTACTGTTGCTTTTACATACTCATCTCCTGCTTTGAAGCTTTTTTTTCGATTTTTAAAAGTCGCGGAGACGAAAGGGTAAAAGCCTTTTTGTTATTTTCAGGTATTATTATTTCTCTTTCCATTTCGCTGATTTTCGTTTATATTTTACCTCTGCTCGGTTACTTTTTAGCTTCTAAATCTGCCTTTGGAATAATTGTCTCTTCGGCCTTTTGGACTATAGCAATTTTACACTATGATGCCTTTAGTATCCGTGAGAATATTTTAGAAGGGAATCCGATTCCTATATTAACTCGATTGTCTTCTTCTTTTTTCTTGGTATTGTTCAGAATATTGGATCCAAGTGAATATTATATGAGGCTTCTTGTTAGTAAGGCGAATATCGTTTTAAGCGTTACGTCTAAGAACCATGAGCTTGCGATGTCGACAGATTTAGAAAGGTTTGAGCGAGCTGAAATGGTCGCCGGAATCTATCAAAATCGTATAAAATAG
- a CDS encoding LBL_2463 family protein encodes MSQVIEKLAVKKIIGLESPDVLQKIKEFVSKIYLDAGYTNSPWKNVNYDYWSTWFYVEGEEGILAAMRITEKFPWNFIPLEVAFIKGSEFPPKRYGVLEENVADWNSVSFIKSAKGGKAAKLTFIETARHCVKKGYDMVYGMYNPKLSGIERIYFREGALESVRYMGPMYFPGFYLNGEMSWFEVVEIGKECLQKIASKII; translated from the coding sequence ATGTCACAAGTAATAGAGAAACTTGCAGTCAAAAAAATCATCGGCCTGGAATCCCCAGACGTCCTTCAGAAAATTAAAGAATTTGTTTCTAAAATTTATTTAGATGCCGGTTATACAAATTCGCCTTGGAAAAACGTAAATTATGATTATTGGTCTACTTGGTTCTATGTGGAAGGGGAAGAGGGAATTCTTGCCGCGATGAGAATTACTGAAAAGTTTCCCTGGAATTTTATTCCGCTCGAAGTTGCGTTTATTAAAGGAAGCGAATTCCCCCCAAAAAGGTACGGAGTTCTTGAAGAGAATGTTGCCGATTGGAATTCGGTTTCATTCATAAAAAGTGCAAAAGGCGGGAAAGCCGCTAAGTTAACTTTCATTGAAACGGCAAGACATTGCGTGAAGAAAGGTTATGATATGGTTTACGGTATGTATAATCCAAAGCTATCCGGGATTGAAAGAATTTACTTTCGAGAGGGCGCTTTAGAGTCAGTAAGATATATGGGCCCAATGTATTTTCCTGGGTTCTATCTAAATGGTGAAATGTCTTGGTTCGAAGTGGTAGAAATCGGAAAAGAGTGTTTACAGAAAATTGCCTCAAAAATAATATAA